A genomic window from Microbacterium sp. ET2 includes:
- a CDS encoding cellulase-like family protein, translating to MSDTSPSRWVPGQKLAMSLWDFSWYTRAAPGEPFSDLDRAFVEASERGYNCVRICAAPLLLFGDHDLDPTRLDIVPMGGGVGDRTRWYDVSGLEGLDLRARLTELFDSARRHGFTIILSSWEYQQSPAFASTADWHEMITAIDPEKRHMALAKAWCRMLDELIAEGHRDTIAYVELHNEVDLSRLKDVGSAQENTYWTQRPYITAALDWLQEQQPDVLSTISYGITPYLDMGAVPDNAQIAHMHIYVYGVLGALEQWAQVRAPAPVFPSEEMLSLIRDDAPAFGDWSHAIEPWRLAATGISPSMFYAYDWVDPVRWDAWLYRHYSAHEEAMLQAAKHRLLATKIWADHHGVPAVIGEGWIGYTPLEAEFEDGPVGQYFAERVVDAAIALGFDGLLVGSNSAPHHPGWANVAFQTRLNARIKGE from the coding sequence ATGTCTGACACCTCCCCGTCCCGATGGGTTCCGGGCCAAAAGCTCGCGATGTCGCTGTGGGACTTCTCCTGGTACACCCGGGCCGCGCCGGGCGAGCCGTTCTCCGACCTCGACCGGGCCTTTGTCGAGGCATCCGAGCGCGGCTACAACTGTGTCCGGATATGCGCGGCGCCGCTCCTGCTCTTCGGTGACCATGACCTCGACCCCACGAGACTGGACATCGTACCCATGGGGGGTGGGGTCGGCGACCGCACCCGATGGTACGACGTGTCCGGCCTCGAGGGGCTCGACCTCCGAGCGCGATTGACCGAGCTGTTCGACAGTGCGCGGCGGCACGGGTTCACCATCATCCTGTCGTCGTGGGAATACCAGCAAAGTCCCGCTTTCGCTTCCACCGCAGACTGGCACGAGATGATCACCGCCATCGACCCGGAAAAGCGCCATATGGCGCTGGCGAAAGCCTGGTGCCGGATGCTCGACGAACTAATCGCCGAAGGTCATCGAGACACCATCGCCTACGTCGAGCTGCACAACGAGGTGGACCTGAGTCGTCTGAAGGATGTCGGATCTGCCCAGGAGAACACCTACTGGACGCAGCGCCCGTACATCACTGCCGCGCTCGATTGGCTGCAAGAGCAACAGCCCGATGTGCTGTCGACGATCTCCTACGGGATCACGCCGTACCTTGACATGGGGGCCGTGCCGGACAACGCGCAGATCGCCCACATGCATATCTACGTGTACGGCGTCCTCGGCGCTCTAGAGCAGTGGGCGCAGGTGCGCGCACCTGCTCCTGTCTTCCCCTCTGAGGAGATGCTGTCCTTGATCCGCGACGACGCACCCGCGTTCGGGGACTGGTCTCACGCGATCGAGCCATGGAGGCTGGCAGCCACGGGGATCAGCCCCAGCATGTTCTACGCCTACGACTGGGTCGATCCCGTGCGGTGGGATGCCTGGCTCTACCGGCACTACAGCGCGCATGAGGAGGCCATGCTCCAGGCCGCGAAGCACCGTCTGCTTGCTACGAAGATCTGGGCGGATCACCACGGGGTTCCGGCTGTCATCGGCGAGGGGTGGATCGGATACACGCCGCTGGAGGCCGAGTTCGAGGACGGACCGGTCGGGCAGTACTTCGCGGAGCGTGTCGTCGACGCCGCGATCGCTCTCGGGTTCGACGGTCTCCTGGTCGGTTCGAACAGTGCCCCTCATCATCCTGGCTGGGCGAATGTCGCCTTCCAGACCCGTCTCAACGCGCGAATCAAGGGAGAGTAA
- a CDS encoding DUF5107 domain-containing protein has product MSAASPSAFNLPPAPDRSPGTAAIWEEPILIDSYLPETPSSYPSFFRNRVYQGSSGRVYPLPFHERIDSHKRPHSWRAVHLENDWLRLVVLPELGGRIHVAYDKAVDYDIFYRNNVIKPALVGLAGPWISGGVEFNWPQHHRPATFLPTDVELEIEPDGSVVVWCSDHDPFARMKGMHGVRLRPDSSRIEVDVRLHNRDDRPQTFLWWANVAAAVNDDYQSFFPPDVQWIADHAKRATATYPAPKTPYYGVDYAARAVESGGDAGRIDWYRNIPVPTSYMVVESDHEFFGGYDHGRDAGFIHWAPREISPGKKQWTWGDAPFGHAWDANLTDTDGPYVELMAGVYTDNQPDFAFLAPGETKSFRQVWYPITGIGPAHAADDRLAVSLRDRGGNLVLSMIATEDIEQLVVRQSSGDGSDWSLSEHRLSTHSVEELRVADDTAKVELFREGILALRVDVASVLNSRRAAADATAPDPASEPPHPDEIHTLDELVYVAAYLTQYRHATRSPIPYWNEVLRRDPGESRAHLALAWDALGRADYERALTHAESSVRRRTRWTPTPVSGEAHYVAGLAAERTGRLAHAKERFGRASWDDAFAVPARVCLARLHLREGNLLAAQRLLESTLSTRRDHLRARNILGVVLQHRGRTAEAREVIDGTRSIDPLDAWARHLAGEEHVTEDATIALDVAIEYADLGEHDRAIEMLDLADRLDIDARPSQEHIGPLVGLHRAAVLEAAGRRDEADAERSRAGSLTVGTCLASRLRDVDVVRDGLESAGSKAVSALMLGNWMYHVRDGEAAIRLYEEAIKAGLTPKDAAVAHRNLAVAHFNGRCDAVAAAKHYVEALSLSYGDAKLLFERDQLSARLGVSALERLAALESFPDALTERDDLIVTRASLLADVGREDEACTVLQQRHFQPWEGGEGQVLAAWERVCVALARRALDADDPERASLFTEMAVDVPDNLGEKRHPLANVARLELLRGDVAAAAGRDGDARAHWELAAESLSDFADMAVTPFSVHSADAVAALLRLERPDQAQQIIAEIDEWIEVEKSTPTRIDFFATSLPTMLLFDSDPHQEKLAELREIERALLPLRAMLNSAPQPLR; this is encoded by the coding sequence ATGTCCGCCGCGTCGCCGTCTGCCTTCAATCTGCCTCCTGCGCCGGATCGGTCGCCGGGAACCGCAGCCATCTGGGAAGAGCCGATTCTCATCGACTCCTACCTGCCCGAAACGCCGTCGTCCTACCCGTCATTCTTCCGAAACCGCGTGTACCAGGGATCGTCCGGACGCGTCTATCCGCTCCCCTTCCATGAGCGCATCGACTCCCACAAGCGTCCCCACTCGTGGCGCGCCGTGCATCTTGAGAACGACTGGCTGAGGCTGGTCGTCCTGCCCGAGCTGGGTGGGCGTATCCACGTCGCATACGACAAGGCCGTCGATTACGACATCTTCTACCGGAACAACGTCATCAAGCCCGCGCTCGTGGGTCTCGCCGGTCCCTGGATCTCGGGAGGTGTGGAGTTCAACTGGCCGCAGCATCACCGTCCGGCCACATTTCTTCCGACCGATGTGGAACTGGAGATCGAACCGGATGGCTCCGTCGTTGTCTGGTGCTCAGACCACGACCCCTTCGCGCGGATGAAAGGGATGCACGGCGTCCGTCTGCGACCGGACTCATCCCGAATCGAAGTGGACGTCCGGCTGCACAACCGTGACGACCGGCCGCAGACCTTCCTCTGGTGGGCGAATGTCGCGGCCGCGGTGAACGATGACTACCAGAGCTTCTTCCCACCGGACGTCCAATGGATCGCGGATCACGCAAAGCGGGCAACCGCCACGTATCCGGCGCCGAAGACTCCCTACTACGGCGTGGACTACGCCGCGCGGGCTGTCGAGTCGGGGGGCGACGCAGGGCGGATCGACTGGTACCGCAACATCCCGGTGCCGACGTCCTACATGGTGGTGGAGTCCGACCACGAATTTTTCGGCGGCTACGACCACGGGCGTGACGCGGGGTTCATCCACTGGGCGCCGCGCGAGATCTCGCCCGGGAAGAAGCAGTGGACGTGGGGCGACGCGCCTTTCGGGCACGCCTGGGACGCGAACCTCACCGACACCGACGGTCCCTACGTAGAACTCATGGCGGGTGTCTACACGGACAACCAACCAGACTTCGCCTTCCTGGCGCCGGGGGAGACCAAGAGCTTCCGGCAGGTCTGGTACCCGATTACGGGGATTGGACCGGCACATGCCGCGGACGACCGGCTCGCCGTCTCGCTCCGAGACCGCGGCGGAAACCTCGTCCTCTCGATGATTGCGACTGAGGACATCGAACAGCTTGTCGTCCGTCAGTCCTCGGGCGACGGCTCGGATTGGAGCCTCAGCGAGCACCGACTCAGTACCCATTCGGTGGAGGAGCTCCGCGTTGCCGACGACACCGCCAAGGTCGAGCTCTTCCGCGAGGGGATTCTCGCTCTTCGTGTGGACGTCGCCTCCGTACTGAATTCGCGCAGGGCCGCCGCGGACGCGACCGCTCCCGATCCCGCTTCGGAGCCTCCTCATCCCGACGAAATTCACACGCTGGACGAACTGGTCTACGTTGCGGCATACCTCACCCAGTACCGCCACGCGACACGGTCGCCGATTCCCTACTGGAACGAGGTTCTGCGGCGCGATCCCGGTGAGTCGCGCGCGCACCTGGCGCTCGCATGGGACGCGCTCGGTCGGGCAGATTACGAGCGTGCGCTGACGCACGCGGAGAGCTCGGTGCGCCGTCGTACGCGCTGGACCCCCACGCCGGTCAGCGGAGAGGCGCACTACGTCGCGGGTCTCGCTGCGGAGCGCACGGGTCGCCTGGCGCATGCGAAAGAGCGTTTCGGGCGTGCCAGCTGGGATGACGCATTCGCCGTGCCCGCCCGCGTCTGTCTCGCTCGCCTTCACCTGCGCGAGGGGAACCTGTTGGCCGCCCAGCGTCTTCTCGAGTCGACCCTGTCCACTCGCCGCGATCACCTCCGAGCCCGCAACATTCTCGGCGTCGTCCTCCAGCACCGCGGTCGGACGGCGGAGGCGCGGGAGGTCATCGACGGCACTCGGAGCATCGATCCCCTCGACGCCTGGGCGAGACACCTTGCGGGCGAGGAACATGTCACCGAAGACGCCACGATCGCTCTCGATGTCGCCATCGAATACGCTGACCTCGGCGAGCACGATCGGGCGATCGAGATGCTCGATCTCGCTGATCGGCTCGACATCGACGCCCGGCCGAGTCAGGAACATATCGGACCTCTCGTGGGGCTTCATCGGGCCGCTGTCCTGGAGGCTGCGGGCCGGCGGGACGAGGCCGATGCAGAGCGCTCCCGCGCGGGTTCGCTCACCGTCGGCACCTGTCTCGCCTCGCGTCTCCGCGACGTCGACGTGGTTCGAGATGGACTCGAGAGCGCCGGATCGAAAGCCGTGAGCGCGCTCATGCTCGGCAACTGGATGTACCACGTCCGAGACGGCGAGGCTGCGATCCGCCTCTATGAGGAGGCGATCAAGGCGGGGCTCACGCCGAAGGATGCGGCCGTTGCCCACCGCAATCTCGCCGTCGCGCACTTCAACGGACGCTGCGACGCAGTGGCGGCCGCGAAACACTACGTCGAAGCGCTCAGCCTCTCTTACGGAGACGCAAAGCTGCTGTTCGAACGGGACCAGCTCTCCGCGCGTCTTGGCGTGAGCGCACTCGAGCGACTCGCCGCACTGGAGTCGTTCCCCGATGCGCTCACCGAACGGGATGACCTCATCGTCACCAGGGCGAGCCTCCTCGCCGACGTCGGTAGAGAGGACGAAGCATGCACGGTGCTTCAACAGCGGCACTTCCAGCCCTGGGAAGGAGGCGAGGGTCAGGTCCTGGCCGCGTGGGAGCGCGTCTGCGTCGCGCTGGCGCGACGCGCACTCGATGCCGACGACCCGGAGCGGGCGTCGCTGTTCACCGAGATGGCCGTCGACGTCCCTGACAACCTCGGCGAAAAGCGACACCCGCTCGCCAATGTCGCTCGCCTGGAACTCCTCCGGGGGGATGTCGCCGCGGCGGCGGGACGCGACGGGGACGCACGCGCGCATTGGGAGCTGGCCGCGGAATCACTGTCAGACTTCGCGGATATGGCCGTGACGCCATTCAGCGTGCACTCCGCGGATGCGGTCGCCGCGTTGCTCAGGCTCGAGCGGCCAGACCAAGCGCAACAGATCATCGCGGAGATCGATGAGTGGATCGAGGTCGAGAAGTCAACGCCGACCCGGATCGACTTCTTCGCGACGAGTCTGCCCACGATGCTGCTGTTCGACAGCGATCCGCACCAGGAGAAGCTTGCTGAACTGCGGGAGATCGAACGCGCGCTCCTCCCGCTGCGCGCGATGCTCAACAGCGCTCCTCAGCCTTTGCGCTGA
- a CDS encoding carbohydrate ABC transporter permease, which translates to MSTTRTRRRLSVALFLGPFTVLFLATIVAPILYAVYQSVIGIERSGPFGQADAAPVFVGLQNYVAAFTDEAFVASLVRVLVFAAIQVPLMVVLATTLALLLDAASARGTRFFRTAYFLPYGIPGVIASILWGFLYTPGLSPLIDVASLFGVTLTPLDAGSVLWSIANIVTWQFAGYNVLVLVAQLKSIDTDLFEAARIDGANAWQVVTRIKLPLIRPAVVLITVFTIIGSLQLFAEPLVLRPLSGAISSTFTPNLAAYNEAFANNNYNLAAAQAVILAVMAGLLSFGFLRIVNRRSA; encoded by the coding sequence ATGTCTACGACGCGTACACGTCGACGTCTGTCGGTCGCGCTGTTTCTCGGCCCCTTCACCGTTCTATTCTTGGCGACAATCGTTGCTCCCATTCTTTATGCCGTGTACCAGAGCGTTATCGGTATCGAGCGGTCGGGGCCGTTCGGGCAGGCTGACGCCGCCCCGGTCTTCGTCGGTCTGCAGAATTACGTCGCAGCCTTCACTGACGAAGCGTTCGTCGCGAGTCTGGTGCGTGTCCTGGTCTTCGCGGCGATCCAGGTGCCGCTGATGGTCGTACTCGCGACGACACTCGCGCTCCTCCTCGACGCCGCGTCGGCACGAGGAACGCGATTCTTCCGAACCGCCTACTTCCTGCCGTACGGCATCCCGGGTGTCATCGCCTCGATACTCTGGGGTTTCCTCTATACCCCGGGTCTGAGCCCTCTGATCGATGTCGCCAGCCTCTTCGGTGTCACGCTGACGCCGTTGGATGCCGGGTCTGTTCTCTGGTCGATCGCGAACATCGTCACCTGGCAGTTCGCGGGCTACAACGTGCTCGTCCTGGTCGCGCAACTGAAGTCCATCGACACGGACCTGTTCGAGGCAGCTCGCATCGACGGCGCGAATGCGTGGCAGGTTGTCACGCGGATCAAGCTTCCCCTCATCCGGCCAGCGGTGGTGCTGATCACCGTCTTCACCATCATCGGGAGCCTGCAACTCTTCGCTGAGCCGCTCGTGTTAAGGCCGCTGTCCGGCGCAATCTCGTCCACCTTCACGCCCAACCTCGCTGCATACAACGAAGCCTTCGCCAACAACAACTACAACCTTGCCGCCGCGCAAGCGGTGATTCTGGCCGTCATGGCGGGCCTGCTCTCGTTCGGCTTCCTGCGCATCGTCAACCGGAGGTCCGCATGA
- a CDS encoding ABC transporter substrate-binding protein — translation MNSRRFTLVAAVAAGALAVTGCSAPSDSGEDAGPVELTFWSWVPGIDAAVDLWNEENPDVQVTLEAVPAGSNGTYAKIYSALQAGSGAPDISQVEYQEMPGFVLEGGLIDLAPLGMAEQADEFIDWQVSQTTFGDAIYGVPQASGPMGLYYREDIFAELGLEPPTTWEEYADVARVVHASDPDRYLNTFPPANSAWFTALAWQAGAEWFGLDGDTWTVNIDSPETMKVAEYWQGLLDEGVVATEPDFANGWYAALQESRIVGWPSAQWGGAVLAGNAPDTSGLWRVAPLPQWSDATEFASANWGGSATAVLEGTEHPEEAYAFSYWLNTDPESIDLLIAGGYGWPSTKDGLEGSALDVDEEFLGGQNANRDVFVQSDQSINNDWGWIPTTSATYTYLNDGFSAAIAGEGTLMDVVRGAQEQTIKDLEAKGLKVRAGS, via the coding sequence ATGAACAGCAGACGATTCACTCTGGTCGCAGCGGTAGCTGCCGGGGCGCTGGCCGTCACCGGGTGCTCGGCGCCCTCCGACTCCGGCGAAGATGCCGGACCGGTCGAACTGACCTTCTGGTCGTGGGTGCCCGGGATCGATGCGGCAGTCGACCTGTGGAACGAGGAGAACCCCGACGTGCAGGTCACGCTTGAGGCAGTTCCGGCAGGAAGCAACGGCACGTACGCAAAGATCTACTCCGCCCTGCAGGCCGGCTCGGGTGCCCCTGACATTAGCCAGGTCGAGTACCAGGAAATGCCCGGGTTCGTCCTCGAAGGCGGCTTAATCGACCTCGCACCCCTAGGAATGGCCGAGCAGGCGGACGAATTCATCGACTGGCAGGTGAGTCAAACGACCTTCGGCGACGCCATCTACGGTGTTCCCCAGGCCTCTGGACCCATGGGTCTGTACTACCGCGAAGACATCTTCGCGGAACTCGGCCTCGAACCCCCGACCACGTGGGAAGAGTACGCCGATGTAGCGCGGGTCGTGCACGCCAGTGACCCCGATCGCTACTTGAACACGTTCCCGCCGGCGAACTCCGCGTGGTTCACCGCTCTGGCCTGGCAGGCGGGCGCGGAGTGGTTCGGCCTTGACGGCGACACCTGGACCGTGAACATTGACTCGCCCGAGACGATGAAGGTCGCCGAGTACTGGCAGGGCCTTCTGGACGAGGGTGTCGTCGCCACCGAGCCGGACTTCGCCAACGGCTGGTACGCCGCTCTGCAGGAGAGCCGCATCGTTGGATGGCCCTCTGCGCAGTGGGGTGGAGCAGTTCTGGCGGGTAACGCCCCGGACACCTCCGGGCTGTGGCGCGTCGCCCCGTTGCCGCAGTGGAGCGACGCGACGGAGTTCGCTTCCGCGAACTGGGGAGGCTCGGCAACCGCGGTCCTGGAGGGCACGGAGCACCCGGAGGAGGCCTACGCCTTCTCGTACTGGCTCAACACCGACCCCGAGAGCATCGACCTCCTTATCGCTGGTGGATACGGCTGGCCTTCGACGAAGGACGGACTGGAAGGGTCCGCGCTCGACGTCGACGAAGAGTTCCTCGGCGGCCAGAACGCCAACCGGGACGTCTTCGTCCAGTCCGACCAGTCCATCAACAACGACTGGGGCTGGATCCCGACGACCTCCGCCACCTACACCTATCTCAATGACGGCTTCTCCGCCGCGATCGCAGGTGAAGGCACATTGATGGATGTGGTTCGAGGCGCCCAGGAGCAGACGATCAAGGACCTCGAGGCGAAGGGTCTCAAGGTGCGGGCCGGTTCCTGA
- a CDS encoding carbohydrate ABC transporter permease produces MSITETTTRRPNTESPTAATRVHRPAMPRSATSRILVIAGLAVAAVYFLFPVYWLVVAASKNTAGLFGSSGLWFFNPQYFENIQLVLTRDGGIFLRWAVNSLLYSGVGAVVATLTAIAAGYAFAKIEFKGREFAFGVILAGVMIPPTALALPLFLMASEVGIVNTYAAVLIPSMVSPFGVYLGRIYATAAVSDSLLEAARLDGAGEARIFVTIVLRVMTPAAVTVLLFQFVGIWNNFFLPLVMLSDPSLYPITLGLYGWQSVADRNPELAQLTVTGALLSVVPIMIAIAALQKYWRGGLTEGSVKG; encoded by the coding sequence ATGAGCATCACGGAGACGACCACCCGCCGCCCGAACACGGAATCACCGACCGCAGCCACTCGCGTGCATCGTCCCGCTATGCCTCGTTCGGCGACGTCACGAATCCTCGTCATCGCAGGGCTCGCCGTCGCGGCGGTGTACTTCCTGTTCCCCGTGTACTGGCTCGTGGTGGCTGCGTCCAAGAACACGGCCGGTCTCTTCGGATCGAGCGGCCTCTGGTTCTTCAACCCGCAGTACTTCGAGAACATTCAGCTCGTCCTGACTCGGGATGGCGGCATCTTCCTGCGGTGGGCCGTGAACAGCCTGCTGTACTCAGGGGTTGGTGCCGTCGTCGCCACTCTCACGGCCATCGCTGCCGGCTACGCCTTCGCCAAGATCGAGTTCAAAGGGCGGGAGTTCGCATTCGGGGTGATCCTGGCTGGCGTGATGATCCCCCCGACGGCGCTCGCGCTCCCCCTCTTTCTCATGGCGAGCGAAGTCGGAATCGTGAACACCTACGCGGCGGTGCTCATCCCGTCGATGGTCAGTCCGTTCGGTGTGTACCTAGGACGGATTTATGCCACCGCGGCAGTTTCGGATTCTCTGCTGGAGGCGGCTCGGCTGGACGGTGCGGGCGAAGCACGCATCTTCGTCACGATCGTTCTCCGCGTGATGACTCCTGCGGCCGTCACTGTCCTCCTCTTCCAGTTCGTCGGCATCTGGAACAACTTCTTCCTCCCACTTGTGATGCTGTCGGATCCCTCGCTTTACCCGATCACACTGGGCCTCTACGGCTGGCAGAGTGTTGCCGATCGGAATCCCGAGCTTGCGCAACTGACCGTCACCGGCGCGCTTCTTTCCGTTGTGCCGATCATGATCGCGATCGCCGCGCTGCAGAAGTACTGGCGCGGAGGTCTGACCGAGGGCAGCGTCAAGGGCTGA